AAATTCAGTTTCCAGACCAGAGTTTGGGATTTAGCTCGCTTCATGTGCATTCCAGTTTAGGTGATGAGAGTATAGAAACGTTTTTGCATCATCTTAAAAATCAAGGAAAGTCGTATTTATTAAAAAACTATTCTCAAGTGATTTTAAATGCGACAGTGGACGCCAGAGACCAGTGGCGCAAGAGACTTAAGGACCCTAAAGTTTATTCTCATTATACCTCTGTTTCTCCGATTCTATCACGACAAGAAGTGCAAGATGTAAAAGCCCGTGGCTTTGAAAGAATTAAAATTAAAATTGGAACTACTGAAGACAGTTTGCAAAACATAATAAGACATTATGAAAGTATACCAGAGGCTCAAAGTTTAGATTGGATTTGTGATTTTAATTTGTCTGGTCAAATAGAAGATCTGAAAAAAGCCAATGTCAGCAAGTGGAGTTCTAACGTTTATTTTGAAGATCCCACTTCTTATGATAGCGTGGTCTGGAAAAATTTAATTGATTTAGGATTTAAGCTTATTTCTGATCAGGTGGAGCCACAGCAGATCATCAACGACGGGGTGCGAGTTTCGGCAATAGCGGCTAAGCCGAACAAAGTGGATATGCTTCACCTCTTGGAGAACTCCGAAGATTGTAAGATTATGGTAACTTCAAATATGGGTGAAGATTTGGACATTTTGACATCTTGGTACTGGGCTCAGTATGTACAAAAAGAAATGCCACATAAATTTTTTGGAGCAGGTTTTCTGACTCAAGATATGTATCTTCCTAATAAATATATAGAGATTTCTAAACAGTTGTTTGCGGATCAGCCTTTTATCTCTGACGCAAAATTGGATGTATCAACAGGCTGGGGACGCGCCTCATTCTTAAAAGATTTACAGTGGGTAGAGGTTTAAGTGTTAGAAGACAAATACATCCTGAAACATAATGTGCATTGTATTTGGGATACTCGTAAGTGGAGCGAAGAGTCTCTTTTGCACATCACATCTGTGGCCAGAGAGTTTTTAAATTCTTCAGACATCCACTGTCGCGGGTATCTCTTCCAAACCTCAGGCACCACGGATCAGCCCAAATTTATTCTCCATACAGAAGACACTCTGACCTCTTGCGCGCAAGGGTGTCAGTTATGGTTGGAACTGACGCAAGCGGATCGTTGGATGAATGTGCTTTCGGAATTTCATATGGGAGGCTTTTCTACCTATTTTAGAACGCAAGTTTTACGTTTAAAGCCTGTGCATACGACCACATGGGACCTTCAAGCTCTTCCAGAGCAATTTGAAGAGCATCAGTGCACGTTGATCTCTTTGGTGCCTACGCAGATTTATCAGATTGTAGAGGCTCAGTTACATGCCCCAAAGGGTTTACGCTTAACCTTGGTGGGTGGAGGAGCATTAGATTCGACACTTCAGCAAAAGGCCAATTCTTTGGGGTGGAATGTTGTCAGATCCTTAGGTTCTACCGAGACAGGGTCGCAAATCTTTACTGAAAAACGGGGTCCCACTCTTTTAGGAGCTTGGGCCTTACCCCACTTTGAGGTGCGCACTGACTCGCAGTCAGTGCTTCAGGTGAAAGGGGCAGGATTATTTAAAGGTTATGTGGTGCAAGAGGGTCAAGACTATCGAGTGCTTCCTGCGGTTTTAGATGCAGAAGGTTTTTGGACCAGCGCCGATCGAGTGCTGCTTGACGGCCGAAAGATAGTGAAATTTTATGGTCGCATAACAGATCAGGTAAAAATCTTAGGACACCTAGTGGATGTCAATCAAGTGCGCGATAAATGGAAAGAATTTCTTCGGGAGCAGCAGTGCCATGCTGAAGCTCATCTTGAAGTTTTACCTGATATCAAATCAGAGAATCAAGTGGTCTTGTGTGTAGAACAGTTCGATGCTGGGTGGGATGAGCTCATTAAACAATGGAATCAAAGAGTAGCTTCGTTTGAAGGCATCAGAGGTTGGTTTTACTTAAAGCAAATACCTAGGTCGGATATCGGTAAGGTCCAGTCATATCAAATTAAACGCCTATTTAGTTATGATGGATGACTGGGAATGTGTATAAATATTCAAAAATAGACGGATGTCTTGAAACTGTGTTTATTCTAGAGACTTGCTTTGCAGCAAAAAAAGCTTCACAATTAAATAGTCAGACATTTTACGACAAATAATTAAGTTTTGATGGACCTTAGATGCGTATTGTGAACCATCATTAAGAACGTAAGTTCAATAGTGCAGGTGTAGAGGGAAAGATCATGGATAAAGATTTAGTGACCAAATTGAGTTTATTAGCAGCGTTCATTGGCCTGATTATGCTCGCTAAATTAGGTTATTATAGATACAAGGTGGTCAATTTAACAGATAGGGGCCGAGTATTAGCAGAGCTCTATGTTAAAGAACAAAAAGAGTATTATGACCGTAACAAAGAATATATTTATGATGTGCATAAGATTAGAAATTTTCAAAGTTTAGACCCTGCACTTCACGTTTATCATGAAGAGGCTGTGGTGCCCGAACAGTATAAACCTGTCATTGATTTAGAAGGGATTCCCTTCATGAATAAAGATGATTACAGAATTTATGTGGGAGTGAAGAATCACTTCAATAATAAGCTGTATTTTTGGAAGGTGGATGCCAAGGACAAACCAGAGTTGTTAGTGACGGATATTCAGCTTGATTCTATGGCGGGCTCCAATTAAAAGACTTCTATGAGTCTAGAGTTTAAAATTTACAGTCCTACGGACTTTCCTGCATATTTGCCCAAGCTCAATCAGCTGTATGACCAATTGTTCGAGGGTGGGAAGGGTTTTCGTGCCCGACTGGTCACTCAAATTGCTGAATTTGTAAGCTTAGATGCCTCTACAACGAGTTTGCTCGCTCAAACCGTGGAGTTTATCCACAATTCTTCTTTGTTGCATGACGATCTGATTGATAAGGCTCCGATGAGGCGCGGCAAAGCGGCGGCCTGGATGGAGTATGGTCCAGAATATACGGTTCTTGCAGGGGATTATCTGTTGGCTCGTGTGGTGCTCAACCTGTCTCAGCATGGGCATATTGGTCTGGTGCAAATCACAGGTAAAGCTCTTTCTGATCTTCTAGAAGGGGAGTGGCTACAGGATAGCATTCGCCACGACATCAGTGTCACTTGGGAGCAGATGGATCGCATTCATCGCTTAAAAACCTCGTCTTTATTTTCTTGGTGTATTAAAGCGCCCTTTGTTTTTAAAAATTACAGTGATGATATTGTAAATCTATTATCCGAGATGGGTGATGATTTGGGAGCATTGCTGCAAAGAAGCGATGATCTTTTGGATTTTAATATCAGAAATGCTGAAGGCAAAACCACTTTTACAGATTTAAAGGCAGGTTATCTCAATCTCTTTTCTATTGAATTATTTCAAACACCAGAACAGCGTCAAAAGGCATTCCAGTTACAATCGCTAGAGCAAGTGTACGAATTGGTGGGCCAACAAAAATTTGAACACGCCTTAAACGCCTTTGACACCAAGAATGCAAAGCTTATTGCTGGGGTTGTGCAAAAGGCAGCAAAGATTCAAGAAAAATGCAACTTAAGTCCTGACTTTGTAGAATTTGTGGAAGCTATAGCGACTAAAATTTATTGGCGAGATCAATTGTAGGTGAATGTTAAAGAGGTTCTCTTAGACCAAAACGCGGAAGAGTCCTCACTGCTCAGTGAGTTTCTGAACAAGTACAGTGACGCCTATTCTTTTCATCGGGTTCCTTTTTCAGGACAAGAGCAATTATTTTTAACTTGTCAGAATGACCGTGTGGGTTTGATCAAGGGCAAGCAAAAAATCTGCTGTGTGGATTGGACCGAAGAGACTTTGCTAAAGAGATTCGCTCAAACTTCAACAAAAGAAATATTCATTCAGGCTGTCACAAATAAAAAATCATCGACAGTGTTATATGATCTGACTGCGGGCATGGGTAAGGACTGTTTTATTGCCTCTAAATTTTTTGAACGTGTAGTTCTGGTTGAGAGAAACCCTATTGTGCACTTATTATTGCAGGATGGGCTGCGACGGGCTTTGAAGCACGACAAAGCCGCACGATTTGCCCGTAAGATTTTGTTACATTGTATGGACGCAGAGGTGGCATTGCACAGTATTCAGCAAGCCACTCCTAATTTTCCATGGCCTGATGTGATCTATTTTGATTTTATGTTTGAAAATAAAAAATCCCAAAGCACAAAATCCATGGAGATTTTACGAGAGCTAGAATCAATGGATGGTGACGCCAATATCAAAAACGGCGAGTTGATTTCACGAGCCTTAAATTTAAATCCTGCTCCCAAGGTGGTTCTTAAAGCAAAAAAACTTCCAGATGACACAGAAGTGTCACCCAAGAAGACCTACACAGGGAAGGTCGTAGATTATCATGTGTTTTAGATGTGATTTTAATGTTGGACGGACAAAATCTCTTGGCTGATAAACTTCAAACCCTTTAGCTCCACCAACGCGTTGAGGACTGTGGGGGAAACATCTTTAGGGTTTACAAAATCCACATAACGACTCAGGTCCATAAGAGCGTCGCTGAATTGTCCTAAGTTTTTCTTCAGTAACCCACGTCGGGCATACCAGAAGACCTCTTCGGGTTTGATAGAAAGCACGCAATCATAAAGAAAAAGAGTTTTCTCGTACTCATTAGTAAACAGATGTGTGTCTGCAAGATCAGACAGCAGGTAGTAAAATTGAGTGACAATATCAGTTCTTTGTTGTGGTGCAGGTGTGGGCGTCAGAGCCTGACCTGTGGCGCGCTGGCCTTTGTGGCATAAATCAATCACTAAGGTTTTGCTTTCATCAGAGATGCGGATAAGGTGAGGACGGCTTTCGCACCAAACCTGGGATCGAATATTGAGCTTATTAAGAAGATATTGATAAACAATAGAGACCAACTGAGGGTGACCAGATTTTGTCTGGAAGAAATCCTCTAGAAATAATGTAGCAGGAGTTTCAGTGGTGAGAGTGAACTTTTCTTTTTCGAAAAAGAAGGCGTTTAGGGTTTTTAGCTTTTCATCTAGACTAAGGTTGATAGAGGCAAACTCGTCACCCCATTTTAAAAGTTTATTGGAAGAGGTAAATTTATAATCGTCATTCCCAAAATGGAAATGCATGAGGTCCAACAGTTGAATAATGGATTCGGGTTTATCCCAAGATATAGCCCGAAGTAGAGTGTTAAATTCCCCCATTCCACCCCTCTCGTTGCTTATAGATATTAAATGGAGGTATTCTTGACAAGACAGAATTGTGTTAGGACATATTTTGTAAGCGAGATGTAAATTTTACGCCTAGAAGTGCGGAGGTGGCCGATGAGCCAATCAGAAGACGAATTGCGTCGCGAATGTGAGATACTCAGAGCACAACTTGTGCAAAAGACACATGTTATTGAAGTGTTTAAGGCGGAGTTGGAGAAGACCAATGAAGTGCTAGTTGGACTTAAGAAAAAATTACAAAACGACTATAAGGCACTCACTTCATTATTTAGATTTATTGTTCCGACAAAAAATCCACAAATTACAGGCTTTGAATTTAGCACACAGTATAAACCTGGGTCTCAGGTCAATGGGGATTATTTTGATATTTTTGAACACAAAGACAAATTGAAGTTCGGCACGATGATGAGTCGTAGCCAAAGCCCTAGCTCATCGGCTGTGGTTTTGGGTTTAATTTTGAAAATGGGTCGAGAGCTAGACCACATGCAGACTCACCACCCCTCAGACACTTTATCGCATTTGGTGTCAGAGCTGAGCAAAGACCTTAAAGAGATGCCTGATATTCTATTGGGTTATTTTGATAAACGCAGTTATGTCTACAGTTATGCCTTTACGGGCAAGATGTTTGGTATGGTGTATTCTATCCAAAACTCTAAGTGGGTTGATCTTTTTAATGGCAAAAAAGACCTAGAGACCCATGAGGTCAAATTGGAAGGCAAAGACCGTGTGGTTTTGATTTCTGAAGGTTTTTTTCAAAGCCCTAATTCTAAGGGCGAGCTATTGGCTCATGAAGATGTGATGGCTGTACTTGCTAATATCAGCCCTGACAGTGGGCCGCATGATGTGCGTCATGAACTGTTGTATCTTCTGGACCAGCATTTGGTGGGAATGCCACAGGCGCATGATGTGACGCTTGTGATCTTCTCGCCAGACGAACCAGTACTTCGTTTAGCTTAAGAGTCGAACAGTTTACGCGACTTAGTTTTTTTGATACCACAAGAGATACTACTGATTAAAGGAGATAAGAAAAATGGCTGAGATTTATGAAGGTGCAATTGATAAGGGTTTGGAAGGGGTTGTGGCCTGCTCTACAGCCATTTCATCTATTGTAGACGCAACACTTTGTTACCGTGGATACACCATTGAAGATTTAGCTGCAAATGCCAATTATGAAGAGACCGTGTATCTGTTGTGGAACGACAAAAAGCCTACAGATGTTGAACTGAAAACCTACAAAGAAAAAATCAATGCCAATTTAAATCTAGAGCCTGAGTTGCAGGATATTTTAAGGAAAGTTCCTACAGACATTCACCCTATGTCTTGGCTAAGAACTGCGGTGTCGCTAGTGGCTCACTGGGATAGCAATGCCAATGAAATTGATAACAAAAGTCGCGAAGAGATCGGCTTTAAATTGGTAGCCAAGCTTCCTTTGCTCGTCGCATTTTATGAAAACTTAAGAAAGGGCAAAACAGACGCTTTACCTGAGCTGCAACCTGAAAAAGGAATTGCGTGGAATTTCTTGTATGCGCTTAATGGTAAAGAGCCTTCTGCCAATGCCGTAAAGATTTTTGATACCTGTTTAGTATTGCATGCCGATCACGAATTGAACTGTTCGGCCTTTGCTTCAAGAGTCACTACATCTTCTTTGAGCGATGTGTACTCTGCGGTAGTCAGTGCCATTGGGGCTCTTAAAGGACCTTTGCATGGGGGAGCCAACGAACAGGTGATGCTCATGTTAAAAGAAGTAGCTACAGTGGAAAAGGCAAAAACCTGGGTGAAAGACGCCTTGGCGAATAAAGTTAAAATCATGGGCTTTGGTCACCGTGTGTATAAAAATGGTGATCCAAGAGCAAAAATCTTAAAAGGCATGAGCCAATCTTTGTGCGAAGAAACAGGAATGTCACAGTATTATGAAATGTCAAATTTGATCGAAGAGACCGTTAAAAACGAAAAAGGTCTACTTCCTAACGTCGATTTCTATTCTGCAACAGTGTATTACGCTATGGGCATCCCTATTGATCTGTACACTCCGATTTTTGCAGTATCACGTGTATCGGGTTGGCTGGCTCATATTTACGAACAGCTTGATAACAACAGAATTTATAGACCTCGTGGGAAATGGGTCGGACACACTGGATTGAAGTGGTAGAAGTGGCTCTTAAGCCATTTCTACAAATTCAGCGACAGCCTTTTGTATGCCTGTAAAAACTTGATGAGGTTTTGCTTCATACATATAAGCTGGAGTGCTGATCACCTTAGCCTCTCTGTCAGTCACAAAATCATCTACAGTACACTCGACGTGCTCGCATCCTGTCTTTTGGATCTCTGCTGCGGTGGCTTTATCGTTACCGATGGTTAAATTCACTGGTGTGATTTGTCCCAACACTCTGGCGATCAACGCGGGAGCAATGCAAATGGCTAGAATAGGTTTGCTAGATTCATAAAATGCTTCAATGGTCTCTTTGACTTTAGGGTGAACAGAGCATTTAGAACCATCTTGTGCCCAAGAGCATAGGTTTTTAGCTACACCATATCCACCAGGAAACACAATACCATCAAAGAGTTTAGGATTTAAGTCAGCAATGTCTTGAATGTTACCACGGGCAATTCGTGCAGACTCTTCGAGAGTGTTACGAGGAGCGGGCTCTAACAGACTCTCGTCAACGTGGGATGTGGGTTTAAGAGTCACCTTGGGAGCAAAAATCTTATAATCCACACCTTGCGCGGAAAGGGCAATCAGTGCAGACGTGGCCTCGGTGATCTCGCTTCCATCCAAATATCCGCAGCCAGACAAAATAACGGCAATTTTCTTTTGCATTTTGGGTACTCCTCTTGCTTTAAGTTTAGTATACATGATCGTAAGATGACAATGAAATCCAAAACATCAAAGTCAAAAAATACTCAGACAGGACGAAGCCAAAGGTCCAAAGGACTTGTTTATAAGGCGGTACGCTCGAAAGCTTCCAACAGTCGTGAGTCGAGCCAGAGAGTGTATAAGACTCCGAAGGCTTTTACGAGTTGGGTTAAAAAACTAATTCATTTGATGAACACATATTATCCTGATGTTAAATGTGCGTTAAACTATTCTAATCCTGAAGAACTTTTGGTGGCGACGATTCTAAGTGCACAGTGTACGGATAAGAGAGTAAATATTGTCACTGAAACCTTATTTAAAAAATATAAAGTACCTCAAGACTTAGCCACCATAGACCTTGAGGAGTTAGAGCAGGCCATTAAGTCTACAGGATTTTATAAAAATAAAGCCAAAAACATTAAAGCCTGTTGCCAGGAATTAGTGAGAGTACATGGTGGGCGCGTGCCTCCTGATATGGAAAAGCTCAAAGCCCTTGCGGGTGTAGGGCGAAAGACCGCCAATGTGGTTCTGGGGGAGTGCTTTCAGATTGCTGATGGGATTGTGGTGGACACCCATGTTAGACGACTCAGTAATCGGTTTGAGCTGACACAATCACAGAATCCTATTGTGATTGAAAAAGACCTGCAAAAGATCATTCCTCCAAAGCACTGGATTGAGTTTTCTCATTGGTTGATTCACCATGGTCGAGGTCCATGTAAAGCCCAGCGTCCTAGATGTGAAGACTGTTTTTTGATGAAAGACTGCCCTTCTTCAACTCAAAGGGGCTTGCTCATTGCTAAATAAAAATCTAAGTTAGAGATATGATTAAAGAGCTCAGTGAAAGTTTAAGATATGTTGGTCATTATTTTGCCCTTTGTTTTTTGCGCATTTCTATAGGTATTTATGTTTGGCAGTGGGGTTGGGCGAAGTGGACGGGCAATTATCTGACCGACCCTATCTTGGCAGGAAACATTGAGCAGTGGGCAGTAAAGAATAGACCGCCTTTTTTTATTGAGACTTTATTCACAGACTATATGACAACATACTGGTCTGTGGTGGCTTACGCTCAGACGATATTTGAACTCTTAGCGGGGTTTTTACTGATTATAGGTTTCTGTGTACGCCCTACGAGTTTACTACTTGTCGTATATTTTTGGTTTTTTTCTTACATCGAACCACAGACGTCTTGGAATTTTATCAATCTCTTTCTGCTTTCTTTATTTACGGTAAGCTGGGCAGGAGCTGGCCGTTGCTTGGGGATTGA
This region of Pseudobdellovibrionaceae bacterium genomic DNA includes:
- a CDS encoding AMP-binding protein, translating into MLEDKYILKHNVHCIWDTRKWSEESLLHITSVAREFLNSSDIHCRGYLFQTSGTTDQPKFILHTEDTLTSCAQGCQLWLELTQADRWMNVLSEFHMGGFSTYFRTQVLRLKPVHTTTWDLQALPEQFEEHQCTLISLVPTQIYQIVEAQLHAPKGLRLTLVGGGALDSTLQQKANSLGWNVVRSLGSTETGSQIFTEKRGPTLLGAWALPHFEVRTDSQSVLQVKGAGLFKGYVVQEGQDYRVLPAVLDAEGFWTSADRVLLDGRKIVKFYGRITDQVKILGHLVDVNQVRDKWKEFLREQQCHAEAHLEVLPDIKSENQVVLCVEQFDAGWDELIKQWNQRVASFEGIRGWFYLKQIPRSDIGKVQSYQIKRLFSYDG
- a CDS encoding polyprenyl synthetase family protein, which gives rise to MSLEFKIYSPTDFPAYLPKLNQLYDQLFEGGKGFRARLVTQIAEFVSLDASTTSLLAQTVEFIHNSSLLHDDLIDKAPMRRGKAAAWMEYGPEYTVLAGDYLLARVVLNLSQHGHIGLVQITGKALSDLLEGEWLQDSIRHDISVTWEQMDRIHRLKTSSLFSWCIKAPFVFKNYSDDIVNLLSEMGDDLGALLQRSDDLLDFNIRNAEGKTTFTDLKAGYLNLFSIELFQTPEQRQKAFQLQSLEQVYELVGQQKFEHALNAFDTKNAKLIAGVVQKAAKIQEKCNLSPDFVEFVEAIATKIYWRDQL
- a CDS encoding class I SAM-dependent methyltransferase; amino-acid sequence: MNVKEVLLDQNAEESSLLSEFLNKYSDAYSFHRVPFSGQEQLFLTCQNDRVGLIKGKQKICCVDWTEETLLKRFAQTSTKEIFIQAVTNKKSSTVLYDLTAGMGKDCFIASKFFERVVLVERNPIVHLLLQDGLRRALKHDKAARFARKILLHCMDAEVALHSIQQATPNFPWPDVIYFDFMFENKKSQSTKSMEILRELESMDGDANIKNGELISRALNLNPAPKVVLKAKKLPDDTEVSPKKTYTGKVVDYHVF
- a CDS encoding SpoIIE family protein phosphatase gives rise to the protein MSQSEDELRRECEILRAQLVQKTHVIEVFKAELEKTNEVLVGLKKKLQNDYKALTSLFRFIVPTKNPQITGFEFSTQYKPGSQVNGDYFDIFEHKDKLKFGTMMSRSQSPSSSAVVLGLILKMGRELDHMQTHHPSDTLSHLVSELSKDLKEMPDILLGYFDKRSYVYSYAFTGKMFGMVYSIQNSKWVDLFNGKKDLETHEVKLEGKDRVVLISEGFFQSPNSKGELLAHEDVMAVLANISPDSGPHDVRHELLYLLDQHLVGMPQAHDVTLVIFSPDEPVLRLA
- a CDS encoding citrate synthase (catalyzes the formation of citrate from acetyl-CoA and oxaloacetate) translates to MAEIYEGAIDKGLEGVVACSTAISSIVDATLCYRGYTIEDLAANANYEETVYLLWNDKKPTDVELKTYKEKINANLNLEPELQDILRKVPTDIHPMSWLRTAVSLVAHWDSNANEIDNKSREEIGFKLVAKLPLLVAFYENLRKGKTDALPELQPEKGIAWNFLYALNGKEPSANAVKIFDTCLVLHADHELNCSAFASRVTTSSLSDVYSAVVSAIGALKGPLHGGANEQVMLMLKEVATVEKAKTWVKDALANKVKIMGFGHRVYKNGDPRAKILKGMSQSLCEETGMSQYYEMSNLIEETVKNEKGLLPNVDFYSATVYYAMGIPIDLYTPIFAVSRVSGWLAHIYEQLDNNRIYRPRGKWVGHTGLKW
- the elbB gene encoding isoprenoid biosynthesis glyoxalase ElbB → MQKKIAVILSGCGYLDGSEITEATSALIALSAQGVDYKIFAPKVTLKPTSHVDESLLEPAPRNTLEESARIARGNIQDIADLNPKLFDGIVFPGGYGVAKNLCSWAQDGSKCSVHPKVKETIEAFYESSKPILAICIAPALIARVLGQITPVNLTIGNDKATAAEIQKTGCEHVECTVDDFVTDREAKVISTPAYMYEAKPHQVFTGIQKAVAEFVEMA
- the nth gene encoding endonuclease III; the encoded protein is MKSKTSKSKNTQTGRSQRSKGLVYKAVRSKASNSRESSQRVYKTPKAFTSWVKKLIHLMNTYYPDVKCALNYSNPEELLVATILSAQCTDKRVNIVTETLFKKYKVPQDLATIDLEELEQAIKSTGFYKNKAKNIKACCQELVRVHGGRVPPDMEKLKALAGVGRKTANVVLGECFQIADGIVVDTHVRRLSNRFELTQSQNPIVIEKDLQKIIPPKHWIEFSHWLIHHGRGPCKAQRPRCEDCFLMKDCPSSTQRGLLIAK
- a CDS encoding DoxX family protein, producing the protein MIKELSESLRYVGHYFALCFLRISIGIYVWQWGWAKWTGNYLTDPILAGNIEQWAVKNRPPFFIETLFTDYMTTYWSVVAYAQTIFELLAGFLLIIGFCVRPTSLLLVVYFWFFSYIEPQTSWNFINLFLLSLFTVSWAGAGRCLGIDYYFYKRRRGLLW